ACTCGAGTCGACGAGCGGCCGGTCATGGGAAGGCGTTTCCCGCATTCGAAACAGATGCTGCCGCCCACCACGTGGTAGCGGCCGAACCGACGCGAAGTGGTGCGCCGGATCCAGTCCGACCTGCGAGATCAAGGTCGGGAGGATCCACCGGGAGTGTGGGTCGACGTCAGTCCGCCCTCAGTGCTTCGGTCGGCTGCAGTCGGAGCACGCGAAGGGTCGGTACGACGCAGGCGAGCATGCACACGCCGAGCATGAGGATCGCGTAGCCGATGAGCAGCGCAACACCGGCGGGCGTCAGACCCCCGGTCTCGGTCCCGCTGAACTGGGTCGTGTTCTGAATGCCGACCGACGCCAGGGCGATCAGGCCGCTTCCCGCGATTACACCCATGGCGACCTGAATCAGCGGGCGCCTGAAGATGGCCGTAATCACCCGCCGCGCGGTCGCACCCAGTGCCACGCGCACCCCGATCTCGCGCGTACGGCGGGCGACGATGTACGACAGCACTGCGTAGATCCCTGACAGCGAGAGCAGAAGGGTGACCGCCGTAAGACCGATGATGATCTTCATCCACAGGCCGAGGAACCAGAGCAGTGGAGTCACCACTTGGTCGAGACGCGTCATCTGCTCGACCCGGATCGCCGGGTCGACTGCCGTCGCCAGCTGGCGAACGCGTGGTGCGAGCGCCAGTGGGTCCCCGCGGCCATGCACGATCAGGTTGAGGGCGCCCTGGCTTCCCGGAACGGCGGGCAGGTACACGCCCGCCGGCCGCTGCGACTGTGCGGCGCTCCCCATGCCGAGCTCCTTCACCAGACCGACGATCTCGTACCATGGCTGCTGGACCGCGCTCGTGTCGGACGTCTGCGACGAGCGGAAGCGCACGCGATGACCGACCGGATTCCGCCCGCCCATCACGAGGTCCACGAATCCCTGATCGACGATCACCACGTGAGCGTCCGGAGAGAGGTCCGCGCCACTGAACGCGCGGCCCCATATGATTGGCGCCTGCAGCACGGCGAAGTACGACGGATCGATCACTGCCGTTGTCACCACGGAGGATGGGTTTTCCGGGAGGGCCTCCACTTCGAGGCGCCGATGGACATGACCGTCCAGGGGCAACGCGTCGACGAATGTCACGCCGGCAACATCCGGCTCTGCTTCCAGCCGTCGGCGGAGCGCCTCCAGCGAGGTGCTGACCCGCGCGTTCTCTGCGGCGATCGTCTCGGGTGTCGGCGTTTCCTCCGGACTGTCGATGCCGAGGCTCACGCCGAGGTACTCCTGCATGGGAAAACCGACATCGTACGACATGATACGGTTGCTCTCGCCGCGCACGATCATCGCGACCGACGGCAACATGACGGTGAGCGCGACCTGCGTGACGATGACCGCCGTCCATACGCCGCCGAAGCTCACGCCACCACCGCCGGCGGTTCCCGCGCGAAGCCGCGCCCCCAGCCCGCGTGTGATCTTCCGCGCCGGCATCACCCCTGCCACCACCGCCCCGATGACCGCGAGCGCGATCGCGTATCCGATCGTCCTCGGCGACAGATTGAAGTCGTACCAGAAGGGCAGCAGCCCCATGTTCATCTCAAGATATGGCTCGCCCCAGCGCGTCAGCGCCAGCTGCGCCGCACCCAGCCCAACCACCGTGGCGACGCCGGCGAGCACCAGTGCCTCAGCGAAGAGTTGTATCATGATGCGTCGACGGCTCGCGCCCAGCGCGCTGCGAACTAGAATCTCCGACTCCCGCGAAGCCGCACGCGCGAACAGGAGCAGTGCCACCGTGCTGCACACCACCACGACGAGCGCGAGGACGAAGAAGTAGGCCAGCGCCATCACCACGTTCATGCCGGCGTTCTGTACCGACGTCTGCGCGTACGGGATCACGTGCGGCTGGAGCTGGGCGTGCGTAGTCGGATGTTCCGCGGCGAGCCGCTCGCCGATCGCCGTCAGCTCCGCCTGCGCGTTCTCGAACGTCATGTCGGGAGCGAGTCGGCCGAAGACCGTGATGGCGGCGCCGCTCCGCGGCTCAACGCCAGCGACATCCGTGCGCAGCGGCAGCCAGAGCTCGTGCGCTACGGGAAACGCATACCCTTCCGGCATCACACCGACTACCGTCGCGAAGCTGTTTCCGATCTGCACGTCGCGTCCGACGATCAGTGGGTCGTGATTGAATCGCCGCGTCCACATCTCGTGGCCGAGCAGCACCACGGGCGCCGCGCCCGCGCGTTCATCCGATTCGTCGAGTACACGGCCGAGCAGCGCACGCTCAGGAGCAATGCGGAACGCGGACGCCGTGACCTCCGCCGCCACCGCGGGCTGCGCGCTGCCGTCCGCGCCTACCAGGTTGGCGCTCGCGTCGCGATAGGCACCGAGGTCCGTGATCGACCGCGCGGAGCGCCAGAGCTGGTAGTCGTACAGCACCCGATCCTCGTCCTCGAGCTCCTTCGAATCCCAGTTCTGGATCTTCACGATGCGATCGCCGTCCGGGAGCGGCAGTTTCGTGCTCGTCACGAGGCCGAACATCTGGAAGGTGACGGCTCCGAACCAGATGCCGAACGCCATCGCCAGGCCACCGACGAGGGTGAGCCCGGGGTATTTCACGAGCATGCGGAAGCCCAGCTTCAGGTCGAGTGACAGTCCGCTGAACCCGCTGGCGCGGGCGGCCTGGAACCACGTCATGACATGCTCCGGGAATGAGAACGCGCGGCGCTGACGCCGCGCGCTGTTGATCAAACCGTCTCTCGATCGATCCGGCCGTCTCGATCAGAGCTACTGCGCCCCACTCAGCGCCTCCGTTGGCTGCACCCTCAGCGCGCGTCTTGCGGGAACGAAGCATGCCGCAATGCCGACGATCACCATGATGAGCGACGCGGCAAGCATCGGCAGCGCCGTCGGCACCACACTGGCCTCCTCCACGATCACCGACATCAGTGCGATCACGAGCAGGTTGCCGACGACGACGCCCGCACCGATCTGCAGCGCCGCCCGCTTGAAGAGTGCGGCCAGGAGCGCGCGCGGGCTCGCACCGACCGCGAGCCGGATACCGATCTCGCGTGTGCGGCGTGCGACCGCCACGGACATGAGCGCGAACAGTGCGGCCGCGGAGAGCAGGAGCACGAGCAGCACGGGGATCACGATGCTCGCAGTCATGAGGACACCGTCGA
The Longimicrobiales bacterium genome window above contains:
- a CDS encoding FtsX-like permease family protein, which produces MTWFQAARASGFSGLSLDLKLGFRMLVKYPGLTLVGGLAMAFGIWFGAVTFQMFGLVTSTKLPLPDGDRIVKIQNWDSKELEDEDRVLYDYQLWRSARSITDLGAYRDASANLVGADGSAQPAVAAEVTASAFRIAPERALLGRVLDESDERAGAAPVVLLGHEMWTRRFNHDPLIVGRDVQIGNSFATVVGVMPEGYAFPVAHELWLPLRTDVAGVEPRSGAAITVFGRLAPDMTFENAQAELTAIGERLAAEHPTTHAQLQPHVIPYAQTSVQNAGMNVVMALAYFFVLALVVVVCSTVALLLFARAASRESEILVRSALGASRRRIMIQLFAEALVLAGVATVVGLGAAQLALTRWGEPYLEMNMGLLPFWYDFNLSPRTIGYAIALAVIGAVVAGVMPARKITRGLGARLRAGTAGGGGVSFGGVWTAVIVTQVALTVMLPSVAMIVRGESNRIMSYDVGFPMQEYLGVSLGIDSPEETPTPETIAAENARVSTSLEALRRRLEAEPDVAGVTFVDALPLDGHVHRRLEVEALPENPSSVVTTAVIDPSYFAVLQAPIIWGRAFSGADLSPDAHVVIVDQGFVDLVMGGRNPVGHRVRFRSSQTSDTSAVQQPWYEIVGLVKELGMGSAAQSQRPAGVYLPAVPGSQGALNLIVHGRGDPLALAPRVRQLATAVDPAIRVEQMTRLDQVVTPLLWFLGLWMKIIIGLTAVTLLLSLSGIYAVLSYIVARRTREIGVRVALGATARRVITAIFRRPLIQVAMGVIAGSGLIALASVGIQNTTQFSGTETGGLTPAGVALLIGYAILMLGVCMLACVVPTLRVLRLQPTEALRAD